The Streptococcus viridans genome contains the following window.
CCTGAAACCTTGATGGCCATCTTAGCATTCTCCTTGACAGATATCTTTGATACGATTGGTACCTTGATTGGTACAGGAGAAAAAGTCGGAATCGTTGCTACAAATGGTGAAAATCATCAATCCGCTAAATTGGATAAAGCCCTTTATTCAGACCTCGTAGCGACATCTGTTGGTGCTATTGCAGGTACTTCGAATGTGACGACTTATGTTGAGTCAGCTGCGGGAATTGGAGCTGGTGGACGGACTGGTTTGACAGCCCTTGTAGTAGCCATCTGTTTCGCAGTGTCAAGTATTTTTAGTCCCCTTCTTGCTATTGTACCGACAGCAGCCACAGCACCGATTTTGATCATCGTTGGGATCATGATGTTGAGTAGCCTGAAAAACATCCATTGGGATGATATGGCAGAAGCTGTACCAGCCTTCTTCACCTCTATCTTTATGGGATTCAGTTATTCCATCACAAATGGGATTGCAGCAGGTTTTATTACTTATACAGTAACTAAACTTGTCAAAGGTGAAGCCAAAGAGGTTCACAGTATGATTTGGATTCTAGATGCTTTGTTTATTCTGAACTTTATCAGTATGGCCTTGCACTAGAATGAACATAGAAGAAAGCTTGGACAAATCGTCCAAGCTTTTTTGATTGTCTCAGGTGAGGCCGAAAGTGATCGACTAAAAATAGTGGGCAAGAATCAATTATTTTTGGTATAATGGAGCAATGAAAAGTCAAAATGAACAAGAGTTGATCGCACTTGGAAAACAGTTGGGTCAACGGTTAGAAAAACAGGATGTCGTGATTCTGACAGGGGATCTTGGCGCTGGGAAAACAACCTTTACAAAAGGTCTAGCTCAAGGGTTGGATATTCGTCAGATGATTAAAAGTCCCACTTATACCATTGTGAGAGAATATGAAGGCCGCTTGCCCTTGTATCACCTGGATGTCTATCGTATTGGAGACGATCCAGATTCGATTGATTTGGATGACTTTTTATTTGGTGAAGGGGTGACCGTTATTGAGTGGGGCGAACTGCTAGAGACCAGTCTTTCTGCTGGATATTTAAAGGTTGAACTGCTCAAGGACGGCGACGGACGTGAGATACGCTTGTCAGCTGTCGGTGAACGTGCAGAACAATTAAAGGACTCATTTCTAACTTCTGTAGGAGCTTGAAGATGGAACAGGTATTGGATCTCTTTTTGAAAGAGGCTGAGGCTTCGGATGCAGAGCGTTTACTTGACTTTT
Protein-coding sequences here:
- the tsaE gene encoding tRNA (adenosine(37)-N6)-threonylcarbamoyltransferase complex ATPase subunit type 1 TsaE; the protein is MKSQNEQELIALGKQLGQRLEKQDVVILTGDLGAGKTTFTKGLAQGLDIRQMIKSPTYTIVREYEGRLPLYHLDVYRIGDDPDSIDLDDFLFGEGVTVIEWGELLETSLSAGYLKVELLKDGDGREIRLSAVGERAEQLKDSFLTSVGA